The following proteins are encoded in a genomic region of Coffea eugenioides isolate CCC68of chromosome 6, Ceug_1.0, whole genome shotgun sequence:
- the LOC113773598 gene encoding probable receptor-like serine/threonine-protein kinase At5g57670, protein MIPSSRKILVGISLDAQESRELLYWAITFLAQPNDTVVALHVLVAEENKKPFDQKKQDNKKWQSITKYQKKIRHTKNFVISVMGEFAKACQSKQVDLEARVGFSSKVGRGLAKEAKSISADFLLIGGKINQSNKPSRRIRKYCCDHVPEGCSLVLVGKYRCLPPNFHSNSIQVGDVHQSSARWSEKDSQTSKSVSSDEERTGSKAKTEKRSPRTVLDACERESQGTMEDGSSIDESSIRKSPYVASESKRQSETKRPMSPLKIISSFFRSPFDSSARKRNDTLFNKNKQQPTFKCFPYEEIANATNNFHPENMVGQGGFSEVYRGVLSDGRTIAVKRLANDTNADKEKEFLMELGIIGHVNHPNTASLVGCCVEKGLYLIFKFYPNGTLSSALHGKPCQSLDWPVRYRIALGVARGLHYLHKCCKHRIIHRDIKASNVLLGPDYEPQISDFGLAKWLPNKWTHHAVIPIEGTFGYLAPEYFMHGIVDEKTDVFAFGILLLEIITGRRPVDSSQQNLLLWAKPLMESGKLSELADPRLEDKYDMVQLHRLVLTASYCVRQTSIWRPSMTEVLELLTFGNDSEEARSWRIPKFTSDEMDDYSMVFGYQLPSDISLEDF, encoded by the exons ATGATTCCTTCAAGTCGCAAAATCCTTGTTGGAATATCACTGGATGCTCAAGAAAGCAGAGAATTGCTCTACTGGGCAATCACATTTTTGGCTCAGCCGAATGACACCGTCGTTGCTTTGCATGTTCTTG TGGCAGAAGAGAACAAGAAACCATTCGACCAAAAGAAACAAGATAACAAGAAGTGGCAATCAATTACCAAATATCAGAAGAAAATTCGtcatacaaaaaattttgttatatCTGTAATGGGTGAGTTTGCAAAGGCCTGCCAATCAAAACAG GTGGATTTGGAGGCTAGAGTTGGTTTTAGCTCGAAAGTTGGAAGAGGACTTGCCAAGGAAGCGAAAAGCATATCTGCAGACTTTCTTCTCATTGGTGGCAAAATCAACCAGTCAAACAA ACCATCACGCAGAATTAGAAAGTATTGTTGCGACCATGTCCCTGAAGGCTGTTCATTAGTACTGGTTGGGAAATACAGATGCCTACCACCAAATTTTCATTCAAACTCTATACAAGTTGGAG ATGTTCATCAATCCAGCGCAAGGTGGTCAGAAAAAGATAGTCAAACAAGCAAATCAGTTTCATCAGATGAAGAGCGCACTGGCTCAAAAGCAAAGACAGAAAAACGTTCACCTAGGACTGTGCTGGATGCCTGTGAACGTGAATCACAGGGCACGATGGAGGATGGTTCTAGCATTGACGAATCAAGCATTAGAAAGTCTCCATATGTTGCTAGTGAGTCTAAAAGGCAATCAGAAACCAAAAGGCCTATGTCTCCATTGAAGATAATATCATCCTTCTTTCGTTCACCATTTGATTCAagtgcaagaaaaagaaatgatacTCTCTTCAACAAAAATAAGCAGCAACCTACGTTTAAGTGTTTTCCCTATGAAGAAATTGCAAATGCCACCAACAATTTCCATCCAG AGAATATGGTAGGACAAGGAGGGTTCTCGGAGGTGTATAGGGGTGTCCTTAGCGATGGACGCACCATTGCAGTAAAGCGGCTAGCAAATGACACAAATGCAGACAAGGAAAAGGAGTTTCTCATGGAGTTAGGCATTATAGGACATGTTAACCACCCTAACACTGCGAGCTTAGTTGGCTGCTGCGTGGAAAAGGGCCTTTATTTGATCTTCAAGTTCTATCCAAACGGAACACTGTCTTCTGCTTTACATG GCAAACCGTGCCAATCTCTAGACTGGCCAGTTAGGTATAGAATTGCCCTTGGAGTTGCAAGAGGTTTACACTATTTACACAAATGTTGCAAACATCGAATAATACATCGCGATATTAAAGCCTCTAATGTTCTTCTAGGACCAGATTATGAACCACAG ATTTCAGATTTTGGGCTTGCAAAATGGTTACCTAACAAATGGACGCACCATGCTGTGATTCCAATTGAGGGTACATTCGGGTACTTAGCACCAGAGTATTTCATGCATGGAATTGTGGATGAGAAAACAGATGTTTTTGCATTTGGGATTCTTCTTTTAGAGATCATAACTGGGAGGAGACCAGTGGACTCATCACAACAAAACCTGCTTCTATGG GCGAAGCCCTTGATGGAATCTGGAAAATTAAGTGAACTAGCTGATCCCAGATTAGAAGACAAATATGATATGGTACAATTGCATAGGCTGGTGCTCACTGCTTCATATTGCGTCAGGCAAACCTCAATCTGGCGACCCTCGATGACTGAA GTTTTGGAGTTGTTAACATTTGGAAATGACTCTGAAGAAGCAAGAAGTTGGAGAATACCAAAATTTACAAGTGATGAAATGGATGATTACTCTATGGTTTTTGGATATCAACTTCCATCAGATATATCTTTGGAAGACTTTTAA